In Leptotrichia sp. OH3620_COT-345, a single window of DNA contains:
- the nadR gene encoding multifunctional transcriptional regulator/nicotinamide-nucleotide adenylyltransferase/ribosylnicotinamide kinase NadR: MKIGIVVGKFLPLHIGHVNLIQRASGLVDKVYVVVSFSDTGDTEMVSNSRFIKEITPKDRLRFVKQTFKNQKNVSSFLFDESGCPPFPEGWEKWSEILKKEIEEREPGLSWENDVLFISNRKDDEKYNLKFFNAKTKSIDPEYSEYPVNSWEIRENPSKYWEFLPREVREHLIPIITICGGESSGKSVMIDKLANVFNTSSAWEYGREYVYEKLGGDEDALQYSDYEKIVFGHQSNVLYAARNANKFALIDTDYITTLAFCLTYEKKDNPIIREFVRNYKFDLTILLENNVKWVNDGLRSIGEDSRRKKFQNLLKELYKEYNIPYITVKSDNYEKRYLACQEIIKAYLDGKDNLQEIADSFI; the protein is encoded by the coding sequence ATGAAAATAGGGATTGTAGTAGGAAAATTTCTACCCCTTCATATAGGGCATGTGAATTTAATTCAAAGAGCAAGCGGTTTAGTTGATAAAGTTTATGTCGTAGTTTCCTTTTCTGATACAGGAGATACGGAAATGGTTTCAAATTCACGTTTTATAAAAGAAATTACACCAAAAGACAGACTCAGGTTTGTAAAACAGACTTTTAAAAATCAGAAAAATGTTTCGTCCTTTTTATTTGATGAAAGCGGTTGCCCTCCATTCCCTGAAGGATGGGAAAAATGGTCGGAAATCCTGAAAAAAGAAATAGAAGAAAGGGAACCCGGTCTAAGCTGGGAAAATGACGTTTTATTTATAAGTAATAGAAAAGACGATGAAAAATATAATTTAAAATTCTTTAATGCAAAAACCAAATCTATTGACCCTGAATATTCGGAATACCCTGTAAATTCGTGGGAAATTAGGGAAAATCCAAGTAAATACTGGGAATTTCTTCCCCGTGAAGTAAGAGAACATCTAATTCCGATTATTACAATCTGTGGAGGAGAAAGCAGTGGAAAAAGCGTAATGATAGATAAACTCGCAAATGTTTTTAATACTTCTTCAGCTTGGGAATACGGGCGTGAATATGTTTATGAAAAACTAGGAGGCGATGAAGATGCTCTCCAGTATTCAGATTATGAAAAAATTGTATTCGGTCATCAGTCAAATGTCCTGTATGCAGCAAGAAATGCCAATAAATTTGCCTTAATAGATACAGATTACATAACTACATTAGCGTTCTGCCTAACTTATGAAAAGAAAGACAATCCTATTATAAGAGAATTTGTTCGTAATTATAAATTTGACTTGACGATACTTCTCGAAAATAATGTGAAATGGGTAAATGACGGTTTACGTTCCATTGGAGAAGACAGCAGGCGGAAAAAATTTCAGAATTTGCTGAAAGAATTATATAAAGAATATAATATTCCTTACATTACTGTAAAGTCGGACAATTACGAAAAAAGATATCTTGCCTGTCAGGAAATTATAAAAGCTTATCTGGATGGAAAGGATAATTTACAAGAAATTGCAGATTCATTCATATAG
- a CDS encoding glyoxalase: MINSFYPVIMSKNIKKEAEFFKKVFKFKETFVSDWYISLKNEKKFEIAFIDSQHETIPEKYRKKCEGVILDIEVENVNEVFSYIESQKEIFILLKLKDEDFRQRHFIIENADGILIDIIQIIHPTEEFLKLYREV; this comes from the coding sequence ATGATAAACAGTTTTTACCCTGTAATTATGAGTAAAAATATAAAGAAGGAAGCTGAATTTTTTAAGAAAGTATTTAAATTTAAAGAAACTTTTGTAAGTGATTGGTATATTAGTTTAAAAAATGAAAAAAAATTTGAAATAGCCTTTATTGACAGTCAGCATGAAACAATACCGGAGAAATATAGAAAAAAATGTGAAGGAGTTATTCTTGATATTGAAGTAGAAAATGTGAATGAAGTATTCTCATATATTGAATCTCAAAAAGAAATTTTTATCTTATTGAAATTAAAAGATGAAGATTTTAGACAAAGACATTTTATTATTGAAAATGCAGATGGAATTTTAATTGATATTATACAGATTATACATCCTACTGAAGAGTTTTTAAAACTATACAGAGAGGTATAA
- a CDS encoding phosphatidate cytidylyltransferase, producing MLSRIFVIILFVPFLLWIFLKGDIMFLIFTMVIIGVSLQEFYKMLKDKGFEVASRIGMGLGLFLPLAIYFQENSKNIFSFFKMRFLEQINFDMGGYIVFALMLIAFRQILKVKIKGAMAEISYTLFGIIYIAYFFSYILLIKYEFPNGNVIVAMTFILIWACDISAYLVGILIGRKIFKQRLAPKISPNKSIEGAIAGILGVFIVISFFDKIYLFIAKILCSISMISKTCSLSYDYIAISGWKAFLLALAIGVFAELGDLVESKIKRELEIKDSGSLLLGHGGFLDRFDSALFVLPIVYVFMKYVVPM from the coding sequence ATGCTAAGTAGAATATTTGTAATTATATTATTTGTACCATTTCTTCTTTGGATTTTTTTGAAAGGTGATATTATGTTCTTAATATTCACTATGGTAATAATAGGTGTTTCCCTTCAGGAATTTTATAAAATGTTGAAAGATAAGGGATTTGAAGTTGCAAGTAGAATAGGAATGGGATTGGGGTTATTTCTTCCTCTGGCAATATATTTTCAGGAAAATTCAAAAAATATATTTTCATTTTTTAAAATGAGGTTTTTGGAGCAAATAAATTTTGATATGGGAGGATATATAGTTTTTGCATTAATGCTTATAGCTTTCAGACAAATTTTGAAAGTTAAGATTAAAGGTGCAATGGCGGAAATATCGTATACATTATTCGGAATAATATATATTGCTTACTTTTTTTCATATATATTACTTATAAAATATGAGTTTCCTAATGGAAATGTAATAGTTGCAATGACATTTATATTAATTTGGGCATGTGATATTTCTGCATATCTTGTAGGGATTTTAATAGGAAGAAAAATATTTAAACAGAGACTTGCTCCGAAAATAAGTCCGAATAAATCTATTGAAGGAGCAATTGCAGGGATTTTGGGAGTGTTTATTGTGATTTCATTTTTTGATAAAATATATTTATTTATAGCAAAAATTCTTTGCAGTATTTCAATGATTTCAAAAACTTGCAGTTTAAGTTATGATTATATTGCAATATCAGGTTGGAAAGCTTTTCTTCTTGCCCTTGCTATAGGTGTATTTGCAGAGTTGGGGGACCTCGTGGAATCAAAAATAAAAAGAGAACTTGAAATAAAAGATTCAGGAAGTCTGTTATTAGGACATGGAGGATTTCTTGACAGATTTGACAGTGCATTATTTGTATTGCCTATAGTTTATGTATTTATGAAGTATGTAGTGCCTATGTAA
- a CDS encoding TetR/AcrR family transcriptional regulator yields the protein MKKNKKELASMETIEKLIAISRRHFTQNGYSKTSLEAIAEEVQMTRGALYHHFKNKKTLFLSVLKKVQQEVAENVEKSP from the coding sequence ATGAAAAAAAATAAAAAAGAATTAGCTTCGATGGAAACAATAGAAAAATTAATTGCTATATCACGTAGACACTTTACACAAAATGGATACTCAAAAACTTCTTTAGAGGCAATTGCAGAAGAAGTCCAAATGACAAGAGGAGCATTATATCATCATTTTAAAAATAAAAAAACGCTTTTTTTATCAGTTTTAAAAAAGGTTCAACAGGAAGTTGCTGAAAATGTGGAAAAAAGTCCTTAA
- the uppS gene encoding polyprenyl diphosphate synthase produces the protein MELTIPKHVAIIMDGNGRWAKEKGKIRLEGHRQGAANLEKIIEHSMKIGIKYLTVYAFSTENWKRPEKEINGLMELFSKYLDGKKKNLKKQGIKLLITGSEENISEKLIKKIKETQKYLENCENMVFNIAFNYGGRKEITDAVNKILETGKKNITETEFREYLYRPDIPDPELIIRTSGEFRISNFLLWEIAYSEFYVTDVYWPDFTPEEYDKAIMSFSRRDRRYGGLNAK, from the coding sequence ATGGAATTGACAATACCGAAACATGTGGCGATAATAATGGACGGTAACGGAAGATGGGCAAAAGAAAAGGGGAAAATAAGACTTGAAGGGCATAGACAAGGGGCTGCTAATCTGGAAAAAATAATAGAGCACTCAATGAAAATAGGAATTAAATACCTGACTGTATATGCTTTTTCCACTGAAAACTGGAAAAGACCCGAAAAAGAAATAAACGGTCTGATGGAACTGTTCTCGAAATATCTTGACGGTAAAAAGAAAAATTTGAAAAAACAGGGGATAAAGCTTCTTATAACAGGATCTGAAGAAAATATTTCTGAAAAATTAATAAAAAAAATAAAAGAAACTCAGAAATATTTGGAAAACTGTGAAAATATGGTTTTCAACATAGCATTCAACTATGGAGGAAGAAAAGAAATAACAGATGCTGTAAATAAAATACTGGAAACAGGTAAAAAAAATATAACTGAAACTGAGTTCAGAGAATATTTGTATAGACCTGATATTCCGGATCCCGAACTTATAATAAGGACAAGTGGTGAATTCAGAATAAGTAATTTTCTTCTTTGGGAAATTGCATATTCGGAATTTTATGTAACTGATGTTTACTGGCCTGATTTTACACCTGAAGAATACGATAAGGCTATTATGTCTTTTAGTAGGAGAGACAGGAGGTATGGAGGTTTGAATGCTAAGTAG
- the tyrS gene encoding tyrosine--tRNA ligase: protein MSINNEEEIKKEVERQFDILKRGCEEIINEHELKKKLEKSISTNTPLRIKLGIDPSGTDLHLGHAVPLRKLKQFQDLGHQVLFLIGTFTGRIGDPTGKSETRKMLTAEQVNENIKTYLEQVSLILDLDKIKVVYNADWLEKLTLEDVLKLLSQFTVSQMISREDFSKRLSENKPVSLIEFMYPILQGYDSVELKADVELGATEQKFNLLRGRDLQKNFGQEQQVCMIMPILEGLDGVEKMSKSLNNYIGVKDSPNDMFGKIMSVSDELMYRYYEVITEIPQEIIKKMKEDIEKGSLHPMEVKKRLGEEVVKIYHNEEEAKKAREWFENVFSRKNLDVDLPEIELPYEEIGIIDLLVKKTGLLSSTSEARRLIEQGGFKVNDEAVKDVKVSITPEKGMVIRAGKKKIIKIK from the coding sequence ATGAGTATTAATAATGAAGAAGAAATAAAAAAAGAAGTTGAAAGACAGTTTGATATATTAAAAAGAGGCTGTGAAGAAATAATAAACGAACATGAGCTTAAAAAAAAGCTTGAAAAGTCGATTTCTACAAATACTCCTTTAAGAATAAAACTGGGAATAGATCCATCGGGAACGGATTTGCATTTAGGCCATGCAGTACCTTTGAGAAAGTTGAAGCAGTTTCAGGACTTGGGACATCAGGTTTTATTTCTCATCGGAACATTTACAGGAAGAATAGGAGATCCTACGGGAAAATCCGAAACAAGAAAAATGCTCACTGCCGAACAGGTGAATGAAAATATAAAAACATATCTGGAACAAGTGTCATTAATACTTGACCTGGATAAAATAAAAGTAGTGTACAATGCCGATTGGCTTGAAAAACTTACGCTAGAAGATGTTTTAAAGTTACTTTCACAGTTTACAGTATCTCAGATGATTTCAAGGGAAGATTTTTCAAAAAGACTTTCAGAAAATAAGCCGGTATCACTTATAGAATTTATGTATCCAATACTTCAGGGCTATGATTCTGTGGAACTTAAAGCGGATGTCGAGCTTGGAGCTACAGAGCAGAAATTTAATTTACTAAGGGGAAGAGATTTACAGAAAAATTTCGGTCAGGAACAGCAAGTGTGTATGATAATGCCTATTCTTGAAGGACTTGACGGAGTTGAAAAAATGAGTAAATCTCTAAATAATTATATTGGAGTTAAAGACAGTCCAAATGATATGTTTGGAAAAATAATGTCGGTATCTGATGAATTAATGTACAGATATTATGAAGTAATTACCGAAATTCCTCAGGAAATAATAAAAAAGATGAAAGAGGATATCGAAAAAGGGTCTCTTCATCCTATGGAAGTTAAAAAAAGATTAGGAGAAGAAGTTGTAAAAATATACCATAACGAAGAGGAAGCTAAAAAAGCGAGGGAATGGTTTGAAAATGTATTCAGCAGGAAGAACCTCGATGTAGATTTACCTGAAATAGAACTTCCTTATGAAGAAATAGGAATAATAGATTTATTAGTGAAAAAAACAGGTCTTCTATCTTCAACAAGTGAAGCGAGAAGACTCATAGAACAAGGTGGTTTTAAGGTGAACGATGAAGCGGTGAAAGATGTAAAAGTGTCTATTACTCCTGAAAAAGGGATGGTAATAAGAGCAGGAAAAAAGAAAATTATAAAAATAAAATAA